A stretch of the Vidua chalybeata isolate OUT-0048 chromosome Z, bVidCha1 merged haplotype, whole genome shotgun sequence genome encodes the following:
- the GOLM1 gene encoding Golgi membrane protein 1 isoform X1: MVGLGNSCRGMKSSPLLMAVLMACIIVLGFNYWVASSRSMDLQGRVMDLEVKVRRAAAERGAVEQKKNEFQGELEKQRQQIDKIQSLHSFQMENANRVHQEEKAMLMSNITVNDRLIQSLREHLKELQMEYGKLQLDVYSFQKNQTNLQRKFSYDLSQCINQMKELKEQCEERIDELRKKSSDVPPIKENKDFTEDSQVDTQLPALKQTRFQQADLEQQKTNEDVAKAVPTVRKTDLMQNKERTDSLTDIRKQEPKAEEEQLSSQLEKPQESLKTAAGHKEMLPVSEKEPNPPEDEKHVAGQDMSEQAASEEVEREQFLNYDDKQDDLPPGKADKQEREAVNQDKDVDYNLDMNEAESETDKQAALSGIENVQNHKDTKNHLPENGEGRQKL, from the exons ATGGTAGGACTAGGAAACAGCTGTCGCGGGATGAAGTCTTCACCACTCCTCATGGCTGTGCTCATGGCATGCATAATTGTTTTGGGTTTCAATTACTGGGTTGCAAGTTCTCGCAGCATGGATTTGCAG GGTCGAGTCATGGATCTGGAAGTCAAAGTCCGCAGGGCGGCAGCGGAGAGGGGTGCTGTGGAGCAAAAAAAGAATGAATTCCAAGGGGAGCTAGAGAAGCAGCGACAGCAGATTGACAAAATCCAGTCCTTGCACAGCTTTCAGATGGAAAATGCCAACAGAGTACATCAGGAAGAGAAG gCAATGCTGATGAGTAACATCACAGTAAATGATCGATTGATTCAGAGTTTACGAG AACACTTGAAAGAGTTACAGATGGAATATGGAAAGCTACAGCTGGATGTTTACTCGTTTCAGAAGAACCAGACTAACCTTCAGAGGAAGTTCTCATATGATCT gtcaCAGTGCATCAACCAgatgaaagaattaaaagaacaaTGTGAAGAAAGGATAGATGAGCTTAGAAAAAAGAGTAGTGATGTACCACcaatcaaagaaaacaaagacttCACAGAAGATAGCCAG GTTGATACTCAACTGCCAGCCTTGAAGCAAACAAGGTTCCAGCAGGCTGACTTGGAACAGCAGAAAACCAATGAAGATGTTGCTAAAGCAGTACCTACAGTAAGAAAGACAGACCTGATGCAGAATAAAG aaagaacaGACAGCCTAACTGACATCAGAAAACAGGAGCCTAAGGCAgaagaggagcagctttctaGTCAGTTGGAAAAACCTCAAGAGTCACTCAAGactgctgcaggtcacaagGAGATGCTGCCTGTGTCAGAGAAGGAGCCAAATCCACCTGAGGATGAGAAACATGTAGCTGGGCAAGATATGTCAGAGCAGGCTGCCAGTGAGGAAGTTGAGAGAGAACAGTTCCTAAATTACGATGATAAGCAGGATGACTTGCCCCCTGGAAAGGCTG ACAAACAGGAACGTGAAGCAGTTAACCAGGACAAGGATGTTGATTACAATTTAGATATGAATGAAGCTGAATCGGAAACTGACAAGCAAGCAGCACTTTCTGGGATTGAAaatg TTCAAAACCACAAAGATACGAAAAACCACTTACCTGAAAATGGTGAAGGACGACAGAAGTTGTGA
- the GOLM1 gene encoding Golgi membrane protein 1 isoform X2 gives MGRVMDLEVKVRRAAAERGAVEQKKNEFQGELEKQRQQIDKIQSLHSFQMENANRVHQEEKAMLMSNITVNDRLIQSLREHLKELQMEYGKLQLDVYSFQKNQTNLQRKFSYDLSQCINQMKELKEQCEERIDELRKKSSDVPPIKENKDFTEDSQVDTQLPALKQTRFQQADLEQQKTNEDVAKAVPTVRKTDLMQNKERTDSLTDIRKQEPKAEEEQLSSQLEKPQESLKTAAGHKEMLPVSEKEPNPPEDEKHVAGQDMSEQAASEEVEREQFLNYDDKQDDLPPGKADKQEREAVNQDKDVDYNLDMNEAESETDKQAALSGIENVQNHKDTKNHLPENGEGRQKL, from the exons ATG GGTCGAGTCATGGATCTGGAAGTCAAAGTCCGCAGGGCGGCAGCGGAGAGGGGTGCTGTGGAGCAAAAAAAGAATGAATTCCAAGGGGAGCTAGAGAAGCAGCGACAGCAGATTGACAAAATCCAGTCCTTGCACAGCTTTCAGATGGAAAATGCCAACAGAGTACATCAGGAAGAGAAG gCAATGCTGATGAGTAACATCACAGTAAATGATCGATTGATTCAGAGTTTACGAG AACACTTGAAAGAGTTACAGATGGAATATGGAAAGCTACAGCTGGATGTTTACTCGTTTCAGAAGAACCAGACTAACCTTCAGAGGAAGTTCTCATATGATCT gtcaCAGTGCATCAACCAgatgaaagaattaaaagaacaaTGTGAAGAAAGGATAGATGAGCTTAGAAAAAAGAGTAGTGATGTACCACcaatcaaagaaaacaaagacttCACAGAAGATAGCCAG GTTGATACTCAACTGCCAGCCTTGAAGCAAACAAGGTTCCAGCAGGCTGACTTGGAACAGCAGAAAACCAATGAAGATGTTGCTAAAGCAGTACCTACAGTAAGAAAGACAGACCTGATGCAGAATAAAG aaagaacaGACAGCCTAACTGACATCAGAAAACAGGAGCCTAAGGCAgaagaggagcagctttctaGTCAGTTGGAAAAACCTCAAGAGTCACTCAAGactgctgcaggtcacaagGAGATGCTGCCTGTGTCAGAGAAGGAGCCAAATCCACCTGAGGATGAGAAACATGTAGCTGGGCAAGATATGTCAGAGCAGGCTGCCAGTGAGGAAGTTGAGAGAGAACAGTTCCTAAATTACGATGATAAGCAGGATGACTTGCCCCCTGGAAAGGCTG ACAAACAGGAACGTGAAGCAGTTAACCAGGACAAGGATGTTGATTACAATTTAGATATGAATGAAGCTGAATCGGAAACTGACAAGCAAGCAGCACTTTCTGGGATTGAAaatg TTCAAAACCACAAAGATACGAAAAACCACTTACCTGAAAATGGTGAAGGACGACAGAAGTTGTGA